One Synechococcus sp. CC9605 genomic window carries:
- a CDS encoding DMT family transporter — protein MSNPWTLLLLAISAEVIGTSCLRLSEGMTRPLPTLLVFSAYALAMALLSKVVLSIPLGITYALWSGIGTVVIVLVGRIAYSQMLQPAQLIGIALITAGVVLVNLGE, from the coding sequence ATGAGCAATCCCTGGACCCTGCTGCTGCTGGCGATCAGCGCTGAGGTGATCGGCACCTCCTGCCTGCGCTTGTCGGAGGGCATGACCCGACCGCTGCCCACGCTGCTGGTGTTCAGCGCCTACGCCCTTGCAATGGCACTACTCTCCAAAGTGGTGCTGAGCATTCCCCTGGGAATCACCTATGCCCTGTGGAGCGGCATCGGCACTGTGGTGATCGTGCTGGTGGGGCGCATTGCCTATAGCCAGATGCTGCAGCCCGCCCAATTGATCGGAATCGCTTTGATCACAGCCGGCGTTGTCTTGGTGAATCTGGGGGAATGA
- the lepA gene encoding translation elongation factor 4, with the protein MTDAPVSRIRNFCIIAHIDHGKSTLADRLLQDTGTVANRDMQDQFLDNMDLERERGITIKLQAARMNYTAAHGEEYVLNLIDTPGHVDFSYEVSRSLQACEGALLVVDASQGVEAQTLANVYLALDNDLEIIPVLNKIDLPGADPDRIKEEVEAIIGLDCDNAIPCSAKTGLGVPEILQAVVDRVPPPKDAVEEPTKALIFDSYYDPYRGVIVYFRVMSGRINCKDKVLLMASKKTYELDEIGIMAPDQKKVDELHAGEVGYLAASIKAVADARVGDTITLVNAPADEALPGYTEAKPMVFCGLFPTEADQYPDLRDALDKLQLSDAALKYEPETSSAMGFGFRCGFLGLLHMEIVQERLEREYDLDLIVTAPSVIYKVNMIDGSEVMVDNPATLPDPQKRESIEEPYVRMEIYAPNEYNGALMGLCQERRGDYIDMKYITTDRVTLIYELPLAEVVTDFFDQMKTRTQGYASMEYSLIGYRKNQLVRLDVLINGERADALTTIVHQDKAYNVGKALVEKLKELIPRQQFKIPIQASIGSRIIASTSISAIRKDVLAKCYGGDISRKKKLLKKQAKGKKRMKAMGKVDVPQEAFMAVLKLNDGGGS; encoded by the coding sequence ATGACCGACGCCCCCGTCTCACGGATCCGCAACTTCTGCATCATTGCCCACATCGACCACGGCAAGTCGACCCTGGCCGACCGCTTGCTGCAGGACACGGGCACCGTGGCCAACCGGGACATGCAGGACCAGTTCCTGGACAACATGGACCTGGAGCGGGAGCGGGGGATCACGATCAAGCTCCAGGCCGCCCGGATGAACTACACGGCGGCACATGGTGAGGAGTACGTCCTCAACCTGATAGATACCCCTGGCCACGTCGATTTCTCCTATGAGGTGAGCCGCAGCCTTCAAGCTTGTGAAGGGGCGTTACTGGTGGTTGATGCCAGCCAGGGAGTGGAAGCTCAGACCCTGGCCAACGTGTATCTGGCGTTGGACAACGATCTCGAGATCATTCCGGTGCTCAACAAGATCGATCTCCCCGGTGCGGATCCGGATCGGATCAAGGAGGAAGTGGAGGCGATCATCGGCCTCGATTGCGATAACGCCATTCCTTGCTCAGCCAAGACCGGCCTGGGGGTGCCTGAGATCCTTCAGGCCGTGGTGGACCGGGTGCCCCCGCCGAAGGATGCAGTTGAAGAACCCACCAAGGCGCTGATCTTCGATTCCTATTACGACCCCTACCGGGGTGTGATCGTCTACTTCCGGGTGATGAGCGGCCGGATCAACTGCAAAGACAAGGTGCTGTTGATGGCCAGCAAGAAGACCTATGAGCTCGATGAGATCGGGATCATGGCGCCGGATCAGAAGAAGGTGGATGAGCTCCATGCCGGTGAGGTGGGCTACTTAGCGGCGTCGATTAAGGCCGTGGCAGATGCTCGTGTCGGCGACACGATCACCCTGGTGAACGCACCGGCGGATGAGGCCCTCCCCGGTTACACCGAGGCCAAGCCGATGGTGTTCTGCGGTTTGTTTCCCACCGAGGCCGACCAGTACCCGGATCTGCGCGATGCGCTCGACAAGCTGCAGCTTTCGGATGCGGCGCTGAAGTACGAGCCGGAAACAAGCAGCGCCATGGGCTTTGGCTTCCGCTGCGGCTTCTTGGGCCTCCTGCACATGGAGATCGTGCAGGAGCGGCTCGAACGCGAGTACGACCTTGATCTGATCGTCACCGCGCCATCGGTGATCTACAAGGTGAACATGATCGATGGCTCAGAGGTGATGGTGGACAACCCCGCCACACTTCCGGATCCCCAGAAGCGCGAGTCGATCGAAGAGCCCTATGTGCGCATGGAGATTTACGCACCGAATGAGTACAACGGTGCGCTGATGGGGCTTTGCCAGGAACGGCGTGGCGATTACATCGACATGAAGTACATCACAACCGATCGGGTGACGCTGATCTATGAACTACCGCTAGCCGAAGTGGTGACCGACTTCTTCGATCAGATGAAGACGCGCACCCAGGGCTATGCCTCGATGGAATACAGCCTGATCGGCTACCGCAAGAACCAGCTGGTGCGCCTGGATGTGTTGATCAATGGCGAGCGGGCCGATGCGCTCACCACGATTGTTCATCAAGACAAGGCCTACAACGTGGGCAAGGCCTTGGTGGAGAAACTCAAGGAACTGATTCCCCGACAGCAGTTCAAGATTCCGATTCAGGCATCGATCGGTAGCCGAATCATTGCTTCCACCAGCATCAGTGCCATCCGTAAGGATGTGCTCGCCAAGTGCTATGGCGGTGACATCTCCAGGAAGAAGAAACTGCTGAAGAAGCAGGCCAAGGGCAAGAAGCGGATGAAGGCCATGGGCAAGGTGGATGTGCCTCAAGAGGCCTTCATGGCGGTGCTTAAGTTGAATGATGGAGGGGGCAGTTGA
- a CDS encoding ABC transporter permease — MHLPEANLPVTRSLSTRMARWGLVIVGIYLLVALITPLLVSAGILPDANAGLENPIYAGPSWTHWCGTDRLGRDVCVRTMAGSGVALQVVLLAVGVALLVGVPLGMVSGYFGGAVDRLMVLLMDTLYTLPVLLLSVVLAFLLGKGIPNAAAALCVVYVPQYFRVVRNQTAQVKSELFVEAAQSLGAGPLWILRRYLFRNVITSVPVLLTLNAADAVLVLGGLGFLGLGLPETVPEWGGDLNLALAAVPTGVWWTALFPGLAMFVLVLGLSFLGEGIEAWVSGAEARPASD, encoded by the coding sequence ATGCATCTGCCTGAGGCCAACTTGCCCGTGACCCGCAGCCTCTCCACCCGCATGGCCCGCTGGGGTCTAGTGATCGTGGGGATCTACCTGCTGGTGGCCTTGATCACGCCGTTGTTGGTGAGTGCTGGCATCCTCCCGGACGCCAATGCTGGCCTGGAGAACCCGATCTACGCCGGTCCCAGTTGGACCCACTGGTGCGGCACCGACCGGCTCGGCCGGGATGTGTGTGTGCGCACCATGGCCGGCAGTGGGGTGGCGCTTCAGGTGGTGTTGTTGGCGGTGGGTGTAGCCCTGCTGGTGGGTGTGCCCCTGGGCATGGTGAGTGGGTATTTCGGCGGGGCTGTCGATCGCCTGATGGTGTTGCTGATGGACACGCTTTACACCCTGCCGGTGTTGTTGCTTTCGGTGGTGTTGGCCTTTCTGCTGGGCAAGGGCATCCCCAATGCCGCCGCCGCCCTTTGTGTGGTGTATGTGCCGCAGTATTTCCGCGTAGTGCGCAACCAAACCGCCCAGGTGAAAAGCGAGCTGTTTGTGGAGGCCGCCCAGAGCCTGGGGGCGGGGCCGCTCTGGATCCTGCGGCGCTACCTGTTCCGCAACGTGATCACCTCCGTGCCGGTGCTGCTCACCCTCAACGCCGCCGATGCGGTGCTGGTGCTTGGGGGATTGGGATTTCTCGGTCTGGGCTTGCCGGAGACCGTGCCTGAATGGGGTGGCGATCTCAATCTGGCCCTTGCAGCAGTGCCCACCGGGGTGTGGTGGACGGCCCTCTTCCCCGGTCTGGCGATGTTTGTGTTGGTGCTGGGGCTGTCCTTTCTTGGTGAAGGCATCGAGGCCTGGGTGAGCGGCGCAGAAGCCAGGCCCGCGTCAGACTGA
- the trmH gene encoding tRNA (guanosine(18)-2'-O)-methyltransferase TrmH translates to MPLLPRRFERLKSVLNHRMADLTVLLEHVEKPHNLSAILRSCDAVGALEAHAVSFDGRPRTFNSTAQGSQKWVPLHDHPDTETAIRHLKGEGFRLYGTHLGVDAKDYRECDFTVPTAFVLGAEKWGLTDQARDLMDEALFIPMRGMVQSLNVSVATATLLFEALRQRQVAGLAPTQGEGLKPEQYQQLLFEWSYPEVARWCREQERPYPVLSEEGALMEELPRTVKLRC, encoded by the coding sequence ATGCCCCTGCTGCCGCGACGGTTTGAGCGGCTGAAATCCGTGCTGAACCACCGCATGGCGGATCTCACGGTGCTGCTCGAACACGTGGAGAAACCCCACAACCTCTCCGCCATCCTGCGCAGCTGTGATGCCGTCGGGGCGCTGGAAGCCCACGCGGTGAGTTTTGACGGGCGACCACGCACCTTCAACAGCACGGCCCAGGGCAGCCAGAAATGGGTGCCTCTGCACGACCATCCCGACACCGAAACAGCCATCCGCCATCTCAAAGGGGAAGGATTCCGGCTCTACGGAACCCATCTCGGGGTGGATGCCAAGGACTACCGGGAGTGCGACTTCACCGTACCCACCGCCTTCGTGCTCGGGGCGGAGAAATGGGGGCTGACCGATCAGGCCCGGGACCTGATGGATGAAGCGCTATTCATCCCGATGCGCGGCATGGTTCAGTCCCTGAACGTGTCGGTCGCCACCGCGACCCTGCTTTTTGAGGCGCTGCGCCAACGCCAGGTGGCCGGCCTGGCTCCAACCCAGGGGGAAGGCCTGAAACCAGAGCAGTACCAGCAGTTGCTGTTTGAGTGGTCCTACCCCGAGGTGGCCCGCTGGTGCCGGGAGCAGGAACGGCCTTACCCCGTCTTGAGTGAGGAGGGAGCTCTGATGGAGGAGTTGCCGCGAACTGTGAAGCTGCGCTGCTGA
- a CDS encoding MGMT family protein, whose product MLWGLERQSRSQCFLAIQIPPEDPSVEPYVSGGTFDQRVWSQVARIPHGRLATYGQIAELIGAFGCARQVGWALRRLKLPSTVPWHRVVNAQGRISMSLSREGSDWIQRDLLLAEGIPVDAEGRLPLRQFLWHPDAHAGA is encoded by the coding sequence ATGCTTTGGGGTCTGGAACGACAATCAAGAAGTCAGTGCTTTCTCGCCATCCAGATCCCGCCTGAGGATCCCTCTGTGGAACCGTACGTCTCCGGCGGCACGTTTGATCAGCGTGTCTGGAGCCAGGTGGCCCGCATCCCCCACGGCCGCTTGGCGACCTACGGCCAGATTGCTGAGTTGATCGGTGCCTTTGGTTGTGCGCGTCAGGTGGGTTGGGCGCTGCGGCGTCTCAAGCTCCCGTCAACCGTTCCCTGGCACCGCGTGGTGAACGCTCAGGGCCGGATTTCGATGAGCCTCAGCCGTGAGGGCAGTGACTGGATCCAGCGCGACCTGCTGCTGGCTGAGGGCATTCCGGTGGATGCGGAGGGACGCTTGCCGCTGCGTCAGTTCCTTTGGCACCCGGACGCCCATGCTGGGGCTTGA
- a CDS encoding 16S rRNA (cytosine(967)-C(5))-methyltransferase encodes MLLLSDSAPIGLLPRRLAWDVLQAVAAGAYADVALERVLRERDLKPSDRGLVTELAYGAIRQRRTLDAWLDRLGKVPALKQPPKLRWLLHVGLYQLLLMERIPDSAAVNTAVELAKTSKGLARLAPVVNGVLRAALRAREAGETLQLPNDLPAQLALAHSLPDWFTQLLIEWRGVEGAAAVASACNRVPDLDLRVNRLRSSPAQVQQDLAAAGISSESIVGCPDGLRISGHSGDLRHWPGYAEGHWCVQDCSAQWIAPVLDPKPGDRILDACAAPGGKATHLAELVGDQAEIWAVDRSAGRLKRVAANAARLGLASINALAADAANLLEQRPQWRESFQRILIDAPCSGLGTLARHPDARWRVTPQSIRGLLPQQQALLDGLLPLLAPQGVLVYATCTIHPDENQAQIQALLKRHPTLRLEQESQLWPDQASGGDGFYSAVLQRA; translated from the coding sequence GTGCTGCTTTTGTCTGATTCGGCTCCGATTGGACTGCTGCCGCGCCGTCTCGCCTGGGATGTTTTGCAGGCGGTTGCGGCTGGGGCCTATGCCGATGTGGCGCTGGAGCGGGTGCTGCGGGAGCGGGACCTCAAGCCTTCGGATCGGGGATTGGTGACCGAGCTGGCCTATGGCGCGATCCGCCAACGGCGCACTCTTGATGCCTGGCTGGATCGGCTGGGCAAGGTGCCGGCGTTGAAGCAGCCGCCCAAGCTGCGCTGGCTTTTGCATGTGGGGCTCTATCAACTGCTGTTGATGGAGCGGATTCCAGATTCAGCAGCGGTGAACACCGCTGTGGAGTTAGCCAAAACCAGCAAGGGATTGGCCCGACTGGCCCCTGTGGTGAACGGGGTTCTGCGGGCGGCGTTGCGGGCGCGTGAGGCCGGCGAAACCCTGCAATTGCCCAACGATCTGCCGGCTCAGCTGGCCCTGGCCCATTCCCTGCCGGATTGGTTCACCCAGTTGTTGATCGAGTGGCGCGGGGTGGAGGGGGCCGCGGCGGTGGCAAGCGCCTGCAACCGCGTACCGGATCTGGATTTGCGGGTGAATCGGTTGCGATCGAGTCCTGCGCAGGTGCAGCAGGATCTGGCTGCGGCTGGCATCAGCAGTGAGTCCATCGTTGGTTGTCCCGATGGCCTGCGCATCTCAGGCCACAGCGGCGATCTGCGCCACTGGCCCGGCTATGCCGAGGGCCATTGGTGTGTGCAGGATTGTTCGGCGCAATGGATTGCACCTGTGCTCGATCCCAAACCGGGAGATCGCATCCTGGATGCCTGTGCGGCTCCGGGGGGCAAAGCCACCCATTTAGCGGAGTTGGTGGGGGATCAGGCGGAGATCTGGGCTGTGGACCGATCAGCGGGACGGCTCAAGCGCGTTGCGGCCAATGCCGCCCGGCTGGGCCTTGCCTCCATCAATGCCCTGGCTGCGGATGCCGCCAATCTTTTGGAGCAGCGCCCCCAATGGCGTGAATCCTTCCAGAGGATCCTGATCGATGCCCCCTGCTCGGGGCTTGGAACCCTGGCCCGTCATCCCGATGCCCGTTGGCGGGTGACGCCCCAATCCATTCGTGGTCTTTTGCCCCAACAACAGGCTCTTCTGGATGGCCTTCTGCCGTTGTTGGCTCCCCAAGGAGTGTTGGTGTACGCCACCTGCACCATTCATCCCGATGAAAATCAGGCACAGATCCAGGCTCTGTTGAAGCGTCACCCAACGCTGCGTTTGGAACAGGAGAGCCAGCTCTGGCCGGATCAAGCCAGCGGGGGAGATGGGTTCTATTCGGCGGTGCTGCAGCGGGCCTAG
- a CDS encoding transglycosylase domain-containing protein: protein MNRSRLHWALIAGTAAAVGVGAALGMRALTELVDAKLPDARGIASFNRPGTITLLSTNGKVIQKLGPATREKVKLGAMPPTVAEAFIAAEDRRFYQHDGVDGWGIARAIVTNVRQGAVREGASTITQQLARTVFLSQDRTITRKLKEAALAMKLERQLSKQQILEQYLNYVYLGSGAYGVADAAWIYFSKTPEQLTVPEAAMIAGLPPAPSIYSPLVNPDLAKEQRSIVLDRMAQAGFISTSEAERGRTSPLGLKPATPKYFNSSAPYFTTWIAQELPKFLTPEQLEVGGVKVRTSLNLDWQKKAQQVIRANAPFDTEGAMVSIDPGNGLVRVMVGGKDFSKSQFNRTILALRSPGSTFKLFPYAAAIDRGMKPETKVFDAKRCWNGYCPKNFGDKYYGNISLADALKNSLNTVAVQLQDIVGFEAVIDIANNFNIGTERPLGKYYPMAIGAYEQTILDMTAAYAGMANRGVFFTPSPFEEIRGPKNELLWSRRLSDNPGKQAIDSDVADTMNWMLQRVVTGGTGIAAKLDDRQVAGKTGTSENTRDLWFIGSIPQLTTGVWFGYDDDRATKSTSGEAAWAWKQFMLQIKDEIPVRAFPDKPKTKRKVRLAVDPKTIAKPPKTKPEQKATAEQDAAQPTVETDLPALTPVAPPARQSPYLWRNSAPDRNIDRQGRRWTRD, encoded by the coding sequence GTGAACCGTTCTCGCCTTCACTGGGCACTGATCGCTGGCACAGCAGCTGCGGTGGGCGTGGGAGCTGCCCTGGGCATGCGCGCACTAACGGAACTGGTGGATGCCAAGCTTCCGGATGCCCGCGGGATAGCCAGCTTCAATCGGCCGGGAACGATCACCCTGCTCTCCACCAATGGCAAGGTGATCCAGAAGCTGGGTCCAGCGACACGAGAGAAGGTGAAGCTCGGTGCGATGCCGCCGACGGTGGCGGAAGCGTTCATCGCCGCCGAAGACCGGCGCTTCTATCAGCACGACGGTGTGGATGGCTGGGGCATCGCGAGGGCCATCGTCACCAATGTCCGCCAGGGCGCTGTTCGGGAAGGGGCGAGCACCATCACCCAGCAGCTGGCTCGAACCGTCTTTTTGAGCCAGGACCGCACGATCACCCGCAAACTCAAGGAAGCGGCTCTGGCCATGAAGCTGGAGCGGCAGCTGAGCAAGCAGCAGATCCTCGAGCAATACCTCAACTACGTGTATCTGGGGTCCGGCGCCTACGGCGTTGCCGATGCGGCGTGGATCTACTTCTCCAAAACCCCGGAGCAGCTCACGGTTCCTGAAGCGGCCATGATCGCTGGGCTGCCACCAGCTCCATCGATTTATTCACCCCTGGTGAACCCAGATCTGGCGAAAGAACAGCGCTCGATCGTTCTGGATCGCATGGCCCAGGCCGGATTCATCTCCACCAGCGAAGCGGAGCGCGGTCGCACCAGCCCGCTTGGACTGAAGCCCGCAACACCCAAGTACTTCAACAGTTCTGCGCCTTACTTCACCACCTGGATTGCCCAGGAGCTGCCCAAATTCTTGACGCCCGAACAACTGGAAGTGGGCGGGGTCAAGGTGCGCACCAGCCTGAATCTCGACTGGCAGAAAAAAGCTCAGCAGGTGATTCGAGCCAATGCCCCCTTCGACACCGAAGGCGCGATGGTTTCGATCGATCCCGGCAACGGGCTGGTGCGGGTGATGGTGGGCGGCAAGGATTTCTCCAAGAGCCAGTTCAACCGCACCATCCTGGCGCTGCGCTCTCCGGGCTCCACCTTCAAGCTGTTTCCCTACGCCGCGGCCATTGATCGGGGCATGAAGCCCGAAACCAAAGTGTTTGATGCGAAGCGTTGCTGGAATGGCTACTGCCCTAAAAACTTTGGCGATAAGTACTACGGCAACATCTCCCTTGCCGATGCCCTGAAGAATTCACTCAACACGGTGGCGGTCCAACTGCAAGACATCGTCGGATTTGAAGCCGTCATTGACATTGCCAACAACTTCAACATCGGCACCGAGCGACCTCTAGGCAAGTACTACCCCATGGCCATCGGGGCCTACGAGCAAACCATCCTCGACATGACCGCCGCCTATGCAGGAATGGCCAATCGCGGAGTGTTCTTCACACCAAGCCCCTTCGAGGAAATTCGCGGACCCAAGAATGAGCTGCTTTGGAGCCGGCGCCTGAGCGACAACCCAGGCAAGCAGGCGATTGATAGTGATGTGGCAGACACCATGAACTGGATGCTGCAACGGGTGGTAACCGGAGGCACCGGCATCGCCGCAAAACTCGACGATCGCCAGGTGGCTGGAAAGACGGGAACGTCAGAAAACACCCGTGACCTCTGGTTCATCGGCTCGATTCCTCAGCTCACAACGGGCGTCTGGTTCGGATACGACGACGACCGCGCCACCAAGAGCACCAGCGGCGAGGCCGCATGGGCTTGGAAGCAATTCATGCTTCAAATCAAGGACGAGATCCCTGTCCGCGCCTTCCCCGACAAACCAAAGACGAAGCGAAAAGTGCGTTTGGCTGTCGATCCGAAAACGATTGCCAAGCCACCGAAAACCAAACCGGAGCAGAAGGCCACCGCCGAGCAAGATGCAGCTCAACCGACGGTTGAGACAGACCTGCCCGCTCTCACCCCCGTGGCACCTCCTGCTCGCCAGTCGCCTTACCTCTGGAGAAACAGCGCTCCAGACCGCAACATCGATCGCCAGGGACGCCGCTGGACACGGGATTGA
- the chlG gene encoding chlorophyll synthase ChlG: MSDARQLLGMKGASGTTNIWKLRLQLMKPVTWIPLIWGVICGAAASGNYEWRLDHVLAAFACMLMSGPLLAGFTQTINDYYDREIDAINEPYRPIPSGAIPLGQVKLQIWVLLLAGLGVSYGLDQWAGHSTPVVFLLALGGSFVSYIYSAPPLKLKQNGWLGNYALGASYIALPWWAGQALFGQLTWGTALLTLAYSLAGLGIAVVNDFKSVEGDRELGLQSLPVVFGIERASWISAAMIDVFQLAMVAVLIGIGQHFAAVLLVLLIVPQITFQDIWLLRDPVAFDVKYQASAQPFLVLGMLVTALAVGHSPLTQVM; this comes from the coding sequence GTGAGCGACGCGCGTCAGCTGCTTGGGATGAAAGGTGCCTCAGGCACCACCAACATCTGGAAGCTGCGGCTGCAGCTGATGAAACCGGTCACCTGGATCCCCTTGATCTGGGGTGTCATCTGTGGTGCCGCAGCCAGCGGTAATTACGAGTGGCGTTTGGACCACGTGCTCGCGGCCTTCGCCTGCATGTTGATGAGCGGCCCCTTGCTGGCGGGCTTCACCCAGACCATAAACGACTATTACGACCGCGAGATCGACGCGATCAACGAGCCCTACCGGCCGATCCCCTCGGGAGCGATTCCCCTGGGCCAGGTCAAGCTGCAGATCTGGGTTCTGCTGCTTGCGGGTTTGGGCGTGTCCTACGGCCTCGACCAGTGGGCCGGCCACTCCACGCCTGTGGTTTTTCTGCTGGCGTTGGGAGGCTCCTTTGTGAGCTACATCTATTCAGCACCCCCGCTGAAGCTCAAGCAGAACGGTTGGCTGGGCAACTATGCCCTCGGTGCCAGCTACATCGCTCTTCCCTGGTGGGCCGGCCAGGCCCTGTTCGGGCAGCTGACCTGGGGCACAGCACTGCTCACCCTGGCCTACAGCCTTGCGGGCCTTGGCATTGCTGTGGTCAACGACTTCAAGAGCGTTGAGGGCGACCGAGAACTGGGACTTCAATCCTTGCCTGTTGTGTTCGGCATCGAACGGGCCAGCTGGATCAGCGCCGCAATGATCGATGTTTTTCAGCTTGCGATGGTTGCCGTCCTGATCGGGATCGGCCAGCATTTCGCAGCGGTTCTGCTGGTGCTCTTGATCGTTCCTCAGATCACCTTCCAGGACATCTGGTTGCTGCGAGACCCCGTGGCTTTTGACGTGAAATATCAGGCCAGCGCTCAGCCCTTTCTGGTGCTCGGCATGTTGGTGACCGCTCTGGCCGTGGGCCACAGCCCCTTGACCCAGGTGATGTGA
- a CDS encoding cytochrome b6f subunit PetP — MSQGDAISIGSKVRVTRVRDRIPQAMVDLLKKDANGTVKDFRTVDGKGIGVVVELSDGSTSWFFEDEIAAA, encoded by the coding sequence ATGTCCCAGGGTGACGCCATCTCGATCGGCTCCAAGGTTCGCGTGACCCGCGTGCGTGATCGCATTCCCCAGGCCATGGTTGACCTTCTGAAGAAGGACGCGAACGGCACGGTGAAGGATTTCCGCACCGTCGACGGCAAGGGAATCGGTGTGGTTGTTGAGCTCAGCGATGGCTCCACCAGCTGGTTCTTCGAAGACGAAATCGCCGCCGCCTGA
- the hisF gene encoding imidazole glycerol phosphate synthase subunit HisF has translation MVALRLIPCLDVARGRVVKGVNFVGLRDAGDPVELACRYSRAGADELVFLDIAASHEGRGTLIDMVRRTAESVTIPFTVGGGISTVEGITELLRAGADKVSLNSSAVRRPELVREGADQFGCQCIVVAIDARRRDAGGWDVYVKGGRENTGLDVVEWAQRVAGLGAGEILLTSMDGDGTQAGYDLALTRAVADAVPIPVIASGGAGCLDHIAEALDVGPTGGHASAALLASLLHDGVLTVEEIKQDLLSRGLTIRP, from the coding sequence ATGGTTGCTCTGCGTCTGATTCCCTGCCTGGATGTCGCCCGTGGACGGGTGGTGAAAGGTGTCAATTTCGTTGGCCTGCGCGATGCCGGCGATCCAGTGGAGCTGGCTTGCCGTTACAGCCGTGCAGGTGCGGATGAGCTCGTTTTCCTCGACATCGCAGCCAGCCATGAGGGGCGCGGCACCCTGATCGACATGGTGCGTCGAACAGCTGAATCGGTCACGATTCCCTTCACCGTCGGCGGTGGCATCAGCACCGTTGAAGGAATCACCGAGTTGTTGCGGGCCGGTGCCGACAAGGTGAGTCTCAACTCCTCTGCGGTGCGGCGCCCTGAGCTGGTTCGGGAGGGGGCCGATCAGTTCGGTTGCCAGTGCATCGTCGTGGCCATTGATGCCCGTCGGCGCGATGCCGGCGGCTGGGATGTGTACGTGAAGGGAGGCCGCGAGAACACGGGCCTCGATGTTGTGGAGTGGGCCCAGCGGGTGGCTGGCCTTGGGGCTGGAGAGATCCTGCTCACCTCCATGGATGGTGATGGCACCCAGGCGGGATACGACCTTGCCCTGACCAGGGCCGTGGCCGATGCAGTCCCCATCCCGGTGATCGCCTCCGGCGGCGCGGGCTGCCTGGATCACATCGCTGAGGCGTTGGACGTGGGCCCCACGGGAGGCCATGCTTCCGCAGCCTTGCTGGCTTCGTTGTTGCACGACGGCGTTCTCACCGTGGAAGAAATCAAGCAAGATCTGCTCTCCCGTGGCCTGACGATCCGTCCATGA
- the ubiE gene encoding bifunctional demethylmenaquinone methyltransferase/2-methoxy-6-polyprenyl-1,4-benzoquinol methylase UbiE, which yields MKPGDPAAVEQLFDAVAPRYDRLNDVLSFGLHRQWKRQLVRALKPVAGEHWLDLCCGTGDLALELGRWVRPAGAVTGLDAAAAPLERARQRQRQQPWLPVTFQQGDALQTGLPSACADGAVMAYGLRNLADPLQGLQELRRLLKPGGRAGVLDFNRLPQSGAAAAFQRFYLRRLVVPAAASVGLREEYAYLEKSLERFPAGPEQERLARQAGFAGASHRSLVAGQMGVLTLRA from the coding sequence ATGAAGCCTGGTGATCCCGCGGCGGTGGAACAGCTGTTTGACGCTGTCGCTCCCCGCTACGACCGCCTCAACGATGTGCTCAGTTTCGGGTTGCATCGCCAGTGGAAACGTCAGTTGGTGCGCGCCCTGAAGCCGGTAGCAGGTGAGCATTGGCTGGATCTGTGCTGCGGAACAGGGGACCTGGCCTTGGAGCTGGGGCGCTGGGTTCGCCCCGCTGGTGCGGTGACCGGTCTGGATGCCGCCGCTGCTCCCCTGGAGCGCGCCCGCCAGCGCCAGCGCCAGCAGCCCTGGTTGCCGGTGACCTTCCAGCAGGGGGATGCTCTGCAAACCGGCTTGCCCAGCGCCTGCGCTGATGGCGCGGTGATGGCCTACGGATTGCGCAACTTGGCGGACCCCCTGCAGGGGCTGCAGGAACTCCGCCGGTTGTTGAAGCCCGGCGGCCGCGCCGGGGTGCTCGATTTCAACCGTCTGCCCCAAAGCGGCGCGGCGGCCGCCTTCCAGCGTTTTTATCTGCGTCGCCTGGTGGTGCCTGCTGCCGCCTCTGTGGGCTTACGGGAGGAGTACGCCTACCTGGAGAAGAGTCTGGAGCGCTTTCCTGCCGGCCCGGAACAGGAGCGGCTGGCCCGTCAGGCGGGATTTGCCGGAGCCAGTCACCGCTCGCTCGTGGCTGGACAGATGGGCGTTCTGACCCTCAGAGCGTGA